One stretch of Novosphingobium pentaromativorans US6-1 DNA includes these proteins:
- a CDS encoding plasmid pRiA4b ORF-3 family protein produces MTQRPQTLPVFRGVQFLYTYDMGDSWEHIVTVEAVRDGEAGTKYPRYIEGEHRAPPEDCGGTPGFEAFLEAVTDPKHPEHKDATEWHQGCYGKAFNPDEIDERDAKLRIGAIAKRRAAGKAAQARKSR; encoded by the coding sequence ATCACGCAGCGACCGCAAACGCTACCAGTTTTTCGAGGCGTCCAGTTCCTCTACACTTACGACATGGGCGACAGCTGGGAGCACATCGTCACCGTCGAAGCGGTCAGGGATGGCGAAGCAGGAACCAAATATCCGCGATATATTGAGGGCGAACACCGCGCTCCGCCCGAAGACTGCGGCGGCACGCCCGGCTTCGAAGCCTTCCTTGAAGCCGTCACCGATCCCAAGCACCCCGAGCACAAGGATGCCACCGAGTGGCACCAGGGCTGCTACGGCAAAGCCTTCAATCCTGACGAGATAGACGAACGCGACGCAAAGCTCAGGATCGGCGCCATCGCCAAACGACGCGCCGCCGGAAAAGCCGCTCAAGCAAGAAAATCACGCTGA
- a CDS encoding IS5 family transposase codes for MLGQAGFFDLSDRYEALSAAGDPLERLAAVVDFEVFRGPLVAALRRSVRGKGGRPPFDPVLMFKILVLQALYSLSDEATEFQIKDRLSFQRFLGLGLDGTVPDATTVWLFRERLVKAKAIDRLFARFDAALTDRGYLAMGGQIIDATVVPAPKQRNTEAEKAAIKEGRVPEAWQARPARLRQKDRDARWSVKYSKAKVKEGADPKAFKRVDLAIPMFGYKNHIGIDRVHGIIRTWDASAANAHDGARLPDVVSKDNTGSGIWADTAYRSKKNEAFLAKGMFTSHIHQKKPPRRPMPEHIARANAKRSAVRSAVEHVFAGQKHRMGLIVRTIGIARARIKIGMANLAYNFQRLAWLEGRTAPA; via the coding sequence ATGTTAGGACAGGCGGGTTTCTTTGATCTTTCGGACAGGTACGAGGCGCTGAGCGCAGCGGGTGATCCGCTCGAGCGGCTCGCGGCTGTCGTCGACTTCGAGGTTTTCCGTGGACCGCTGGTCGCGGCGCTCCGGCGGAGCGTTCGTGGTAAGGGCGGACGCCCGCCATTCGACCCGGTGCTGATGTTCAAGATCCTGGTGCTGCAGGCGCTCTACTCGCTGTCTGACGAGGCCACCGAGTTCCAGATCAAGGATCGCCTGTCATTCCAGCGGTTCCTGGGGCTCGGGCTCGACGGCACGGTGCCCGACGCGACTACAGTCTGGCTCTTCCGCGAGAGGCTGGTCAAGGCCAAGGCGATTGACCGGCTGTTCGCCCGCTTCGATGCCGCACTCACCGACCGGGGCTATCTCGCCATGGGCGGGCAGATCATCGACGCCACAGTCGTACCCGCGCCCAAACAACGGAACACCGAAGCGGAGAAAGCCGCGATCAAGGAGGGGCGCGTTCCTGAAGCCTGGCAGGCCAGGCCCGCGAGGCTTAGGCAGAAGGACCGCGATGCACGCTGGAGCGTCAAGTACAGCAAGGCCAAGGTAAAGGAAGGCGCCGATCCCAAGGCGTTCAAGCGGGTCGACCTTGCCATCCCGATGTTCGGCTACAAAAATCACATCGGCATCGACCGGGTCCATGGCATCATCCGCACATGGGATGCAAGCGCAGCCAATGCCCACGATGGCGCCCGGCTGCCCGACGTGGTCAGTAAGGACAATACCGGATCGGGCATCTGGGCCGATACGGCCTACCGGTCGAAGAAGAACGAGGCATTCCTCGCCAAGGGCATGTTCACCAGCCATATCCACCAGAAGAAACCGCCGCGTCGGCCGATGCCCGAGCACATCGCGCGCGCCAATGCAAAGCGGTCCGCCGTGCGCTCCGCGGTCGAGCACGTGTTCGCTGGCCAAAAGCACCGCATGGGGCTCATCGTGCGCACCATCGGCATCGCCCGCGCCCGCATCAAGATCGGGATGGCGAACCTGGCTTATAACTTCCAACGCCTCGCCTGGCTCGAGGGGCGTACTGCGCCCGCATGA
- a CDS encoding plasmid pRiA4b ORF-3 family protein, translating into MSETIARLHIALADTDPSIWRRVDVPVDANLKMLHDVIQGAMGWLDYHLWEFEAGDRRYGVTDPDWPDDRLFAAKNTRLKALLDRDVRQLDTSKNRLILA; encoded by the coding sequence ATGAGCGAGACCATTGCCCGCCTGCATATCGCGCTTGCCGATACCGATCCCTCGATCTGGCGGCGGGTCGATGTTCCGGTCGATGCCAACCTCAAGATGCTCCACGATGTCATCCAGGGCGCAATGGGCTGGCTCGACTATCATCTCTGGGAGTTCGAGGCAGGCGACAGGCGCTACGGCGTGACCGATCCCGACTGGCCCGACGATCGCCTGTTCGCGGCCAAAAACACCAGACTCAAGGCGCTGCTCGACCGCGATGTCCGTCAGCTGGACACCTCGAAGAACCGTCTGATTTTGGCTTGA
- the tnpC gene encoding IS66 family transposase, translating to MSDQASSPIDKDARIAELEAALAARDTLIETLRFQLAQLKRMTFGQSSEKLSRQIEQLELALEELEGEAAVADVAATASATGNQRATPIRQFPGHLHRSERRIEPEAGSCACPDCGGALRPLGEDSDEMLDVAPVKWRVIRTVRPKYSCRSCEKIVQASAPVKAVARGKASFATLAHVVVNKFDHHLPLYRQAEMMAAQGVSIDRSTLAGWAGQAAALLDPIVARIREQGLKAGKLHTDDTPVPMLVPGKGKTAQARLWTYVIDDRASGATGPALVWYRFTSDRSGIHPQTELKHFAGLLQADAYAGYDKLYAGGRIREVACWAHFRRKIFENHQTSPTPLTTDLLERIARLYRIEEEIRGRPPDVRRRCRQERSKPQIESLRVAIHDALHRLSPKSAMAKALAYGRKRWTALTLFLDEGGAEIDNNIAERAMRSIAIGRKNWLFAGSKAGGERAAAIYSVIETAKLNGLESQAYIADVIEKIASGWPASRWDELMPWNWTAEVTPVSMAA from the coding sequence GTGTCGGATCAAGCCTCCTCCCCCATCGACAAGGATGCCCGGATCGCCGAGCTGGAAGCGGCTCTGGCGGCCCGCGATACGCTGATCGAGACGCTGCGTTTTCAGCTCGCCCAGCTTAAGCGGATGACATTCGGCCAGTCGTCGGAGAAGCTCAGCCGCCAGATCGAGCAACTCGAACTGGCGCTTGAGGAACTGGAAGGCGAAGCCGCTGTTGCTGATGTTGCCGCAACGGCATCGGCAACCGGCAACCAGCGCGCGACACCGATCCGTCAGTTCCCCGGTCATCTTCACCGCAGCGAGCGCCGGATCGAACCGGAAGCGGGAAGCTGCGCCTGCCCCGATTGCGGCGGCGCCCTGCGCCCGCTGGGCGAGGACAGCGACGAGATGCTCGACGTGGCGCCGGTGAAGTGGCGCGTCATCCGCACCGTGCGGCCCAAGTATTCCTGCCGGTCCTGCGAGAAGATCGTCCAGGCGTCCGCCCCGGTAAAAGCGGTCGCGCGCGGCAAGGCCAGCTTCGCGACGCTCGCCCATGTGGTCGTGAACAAGTTCGACCATCACCTGCCGCTCTATCGCCAGGCCGAGATGATGGCGGCGCAAGGGGTCAGTATCGACCGCTCGACCCTGGCCGGTTGGGCAGGACAGGCAGCCGCGCTGCTCGATCCCATTGTTGCCCGCATTCGTGAACAGGGCCTCAAGGCCGGCAAGCTACACACCGACGATACGCCCGTGCCGATGCTGGTGCCGGGCAAGGGCAAGACCGCGCAGGCAAGGCTGTGGACCTATGTCATCGATGATCGCGCATCGGGTGCCACTGGTCCGGCTCTGGTCTGGTACCGGTTCACGTCCGATCGCAGCGGCATCCATCCGCAGACCGAGCTCAAGCACTTTGCCGGTCTTCTTCAGGCCGACGCCTATGCCGGTTACGACAAGCTCTATGCGGGCGGTCGGATCAGGGAAGTCGCCTGCTGGGCGCATTTCCGGCGCAAGATATTCGAGAACCACCAGACCAGCCCGACGCCGCTGACCACGGATCTGCTGGAACGGATCGCCAGGCTTTACCGGATCGAGGAAGAGATACGCGGTAGGCCGCCCGACGTCCGCCGGCGATGTCGCCAGGAACGAAGCAAGCCGCAGATCGAGAGCCTGCGCGTAGCCATCCATGATGCCCTGCACCGCCTGTCGCCCAAGTCGGCGATGGCCAAGGCGCTCGCCTATGGCCGCAAGCGCTGGACGGCGCTCACCCTCTTCCTCGACGAGGGCGGTGCCGAGATCGACAACAACATCGCCGAACGGGCCATGCGTTCAATCGCCATTGGTCGGAAGAACTGGCTGTTCGCCGGTTCGAAGGCGGGCGGCGAACGGGCGGCCGCGATCTATTCCGTCATCGAGACCGCCAAGCTCAATGGTCTGGAGTCGCAAGCCTACATCGCCGATGTGATCGAGAAGATCGCCAGCGGATGGCCGGCCTCGCGCTGGGACGAACTCATGCCATGGAACTGGACAGCCGAAGTCACGCCAGTCAGCATGGCGGCATGA
- the tnpB gene encoding IS66 family insertion sequence element accessory protein TnpB (TnpB, as the term is used for proteins encoded by IS66 family insertion elements, is considered an accessory protein, since TnpC, encoded by a neighboring gene, is a DDE family transposase.) has translation MIPLPPSTRIYLACGVTDMRKGFNGLAVLAQQVLHENPHCGALFAFRGKRGDLVKLLWYDGQGMCLFSKRMDRGRFVWPVTKTGKVSLTSAQLSMLLEGIDWRRPERTTVPLLAG, from the coding sequence ATGATCCCGTTGCCTCCTTCGACACGCATTTATCTTGCCTGCGGTGTGACCGACATGCGTAAGGGCTTTAACGGTCTGGCAGTATTGGCGCAGCAAGTGCTGCACGAGAACCCGCATTGCGGGGCGCTGTTCGCCTTTCGGGGCAAGCGCGGTGATCTGGTCAAGCTGCTGTGGTACGATGGTCAGGGCATGTGCCTGTTTTCGAAGCGTATGGATCGTGGGCGTTTCGTGTGGCCGGTGACGAAGACAGGCAAGGTCAGTCTCACCTCGGCGCAGCTTTCGATGCTTCTGGAAGGCATCGACTGGCGTCGGCCCGAGCGGACGACTGTGCCTCTTCTGGCGGGATAA
- the tnpA gene encoding IS66-like element accessory protein TnpA, with product MDDIDDDGTSSHTTGHMSTRMTGRVEIVGRVSGRRRWTVEQKLAILRDAFGPDGSVRSACERHEVGSGQLYTWRRLAMSGELTGTRRTALPAFAEVEISEPLLPAVSSPARAGGEIGIELPSGVKLTVDTAVDADALARVISVLSQ from the coding sequence ATGGACGATATCGACGATGACGGAACGAGCAGTCATACGACTGGTCATATGAGCACTCGTATGACTGGTCGCGTCGAGATCGTAGGGCGCGTGTCGGGCCGTCGGCGCTGGACGGTGGAGCAGAAGCTGGCGATTTTGCGGGACGCCTTCGGACCGGATGGCTCGGTTCGGTCGGCCTGTGAACGGCATGAAGTCGGCAGCGGGCAACTCTACACCTGGCGGCGCCTGGCGATGTCTGGTGAGTTGACGGGAACGAGGCGGACGGCATTGCCGGCTTTTGCCGAGGTTGAGATATCGGAGCCCTTGCTTCCGGCTGTTTCATCTCCCGCCCGAGCGGGTGGCGAGATCGGGATCGAACTGCCTTCGGGCGTGAAGCTGACGGTGGACACTGCAGTCGATGCCGATGCGCTGGCGCGGGTGATCAGCGTGCTGTCTCAATGA
- a CDS encoding 4'-phosphopantetheinyl transferase family protein, which translates to MVERLSLLSSSRQRVPPLVNRFLCPLVVGQEIGAPENLLSHFLSTLPLETLQQLDEMEVRHAAAWAIEGDANIPIILPDLLSCSNAIQADLPTIWLGVPARGDFTSLFAFLNEEEKAHVLRLRNRKDQWSVASARAAVRILLSRHLDCPAQDIVFIRDDYGKPWLDLRSHGNIAEQLHFSISHTRDLVAVAIGRSRVGIDVEIVREFTDIMQVATMQFAKEMVNDLRAAHSDAEMVELFYRFWTLGEAFIKATGEGIAQGLQSFAFSAYGRPALKRVSKLWGPTDRWSFGVLRCGARPAVSQS; encoded by the coding sequence ATGGTGGAAAGGCTAAGCCTGCTGTCGTCGTCCCGTCAGCGCGTCCCGCCGCTCGTCAATCGTTTCCTCTGTCCCTTAGTTGTCGGCCAGGAAATTGGCGCACCGGAGAACCTTTTGTCTCATTTTCTCTCCACCCTGCCGTTAGAAACCCTACAACAGCTCGATGAAATGGAGGTTCGTCATGCGGCAGCATGGGCGATCGAGGGTGACGCTAATATACCCATCATTCTTCCAGATCTCTTGAGCTGCAGTAATGCAATCCAAGCCGATTTGCCGACAATCTGGCTTGGCGTTCCTGCACGCGGAGATTTTACTTCATTGTTTGCTTTTCTTAATGAGGAAGAGAAGGCCCATGTTCTTCGTCTTAGAAACCGTAAAGACCAATGGAGTGTCGCGTCAGCTCGCGCGGCAGTACGAATACTATTGAGCAGACACCTTGATTGTCCTGCTCAAGATATAGTCTTTATCCGCGACGATTATGGAAAACCTTGGCTCGATCTCCGAAGCCATGGGAATATTGCTGAACAACTCCACTTCAGCATCAGTCACACGAGAGACTTGGTAGCCGTCGCTATCGGCCGCAGTCGAGTGGGCATCGATGTTGAAATAGTCCGTGAGTTTACTGATATTATGCAAGTCGCTACGATGCAATTTGCAAAAGAAATGGTTAACGATCTTCGTGCAGCTCATTCGGACGCTGAAATGGTCGAGTTATTCTACAGATTTTGGACGCTTGGTGAGGCCTTTATAAAAGCAACCGGTGAAGGCATTGCACAAGGACTGCAGTCATTTGCTTTTTCCGCTTATGGGCGCCCTGCGTTGAAGCGGGTGAGCAAACTCTGGGGACCAACGGATCGCTGGAGCTTTGGAGTACTGCGATGTGGAGCGCGTCCTGCTGTCAGCCAATCCTAG